caAATTGAACATCTCTTGTCTGAAGAAAGGAAACATGCATGCTTCCCCTTGTTCTGTCGGTTGACTTGAGTGTCCTAGCTTGAGTGTAACTTCAGATCAGAAGTAAAACTTTTTAATCATATATATTCATATGACAGTATTATACTATTATCTATGCAAAACCATTAGTGATAGTTTGCGAGCTGTACTTCATATGCAATGGAAGGTCAAATACGGTCAAATACGAACCATCAGCCATCTGTATAAACTGCTTCTTCCCAGACTTTGGTGTTCTTTTTAGGGTCATCGCAAAGAGAAAGGTCATTATCGAATTCTTTCATGGTCTTCACAAACTTCCTTGCTCCTTGCATGATTAACCTTTCGACCATGAACAGCTGATAGTTGTTATCGATTACTGGCTCCAATATGCTGCTGAAGTTTGATGAGTATGCTAACTTGTATCTGTATCCACGCCAAAGAAAACGAATAGAAATCTTAGCCAGCTTGTGTCATGAAATTATAAGCATTCAATGGTATGACATTGCACTGCTGGTCATGTAcatattatttgtttttttctattgGTAAGCCATGGtgtgataaataaaaaaaatgaatataccaaacaaaataaatattcCAGAATGACAAAGTGCATTAGTACTGCAGCAACTAGTCGAGTTTCTTAAGAATGGGATGTTTTTgaagtattccctccgtttcacaatgtaagttattctagcattttccacattcatattgatgttaatgaatctaaacatatatatctatctaggtttattaacatcaatatgaatgtgggaaatgctagaatgacttacattgtgaaacggaggaagtaattgatAACAGAAGAAGACAAACCATGTGCCGTGGTAAATCCATGAGAACACGAATCGCTAAAGTCACATCTAAATTGATTGCAGAAACCAAATGCAAATGTAAATCGTGCCTGAGATCCTAATGCTGGTGAGTCAAGAAGAGCAGCTGACACAATGTGTTGATTACCTGTCTGATAGAGGTGAAAAGAAGCCTGGTGTCCTTTCATTTGAAGCAATGAAAAGAGTACGGCCTCGCGGAATCCACTTTGCAATTCTTCTTTTGATGTTCTCAGGATGGGTATCTCTGTCCAGATGAGGATGAAGGCTTCGCTCAACACCAAATCGATCTTTCCTATTCTTCAGTAGATCACCCCGTCTTACATGAATAGCATCGTAGTCACCAAGTATCACTTTAATCTAAAGAAAGCACACTGATTTAGATGGGAGAAAGCAGAGTAACATACTATGCTGTACTAATACGTGGATGTCACTTAACATAAACAAACAGTAGTACAgtacaaatgatttatatacAGGATATATTATGATGTTCTGCCTGACCAAACCTAGAAAGACAaaagctttgcaattttgtccTACCAAAAAATCTTTTCGGAAAGTAATCCAATAACCTCAATAGGTCCCAAAGCTCTTTTTTAGATGCAAAGCTAGCATATGAACAATTACATAGGCACATAGGGTAAATAGAGTGGTACCATGGCCCACGGTATTCCAGAACAACCATGACAAACATGAAATTCTCAATGAAGGAGTGGAGTAATAAAACATAATCCCATGGCAGCATGAGGCAATAATTCACCATTTGCCGGTGAATTTTAACTTTCAACAAGCAGATGCCCGCTGCTACAGTGCTACACATCTTATGTCGCACGCAATGCTGACAAAAATGACAGCTACGAGATTTATTTACAGTGGGACATCAATGTTAGTCCTTTTAAGTGGGGAACTAACATTAGGCACACTAAAGCCACATTCTTAGGATTTTGAATTTTATGTTATATAGTTCTACTCGGCAAATTTCCATGAGCAATTCGATATAAACAGAAATGAACAATATTATTAACTTGGTGCTAAGCAATCTGGTGCAAAACAAGATATCATTTTCAGCCGATTGGAGCAACCAATTTCAATTAAATTGAGCAAGGAGGCAAACTTATGGAAATATACCTTGTTTGCTGCATCCCTCAGTTTTCTTGCTGGCATAGATGGCAGAAAATTGTATGGTAACATCACAGAGCTACGCTTGGTCCGATCCTTGCACTCCATAAACCTGAACTGTAATGATGATTAAGGTCTATACCAGAATTCTAGTCATGGTGTATAGGTTCAATTCGGTGTGATCTTGAAGGCTTAAGGCTATTCTTTAAGAGCTAGCATTCTTACCAAGCAAGAGGACTTGCGGTGCGGTTTATGAGGAATGCCTTTGAGTAAAGTGTGTTTTCTTTGAGTTCTTGTCTGCTAACTCCTTGTGCATGTGCtacatctccttcctctcctaGCTTCGTACTTCTTGATACTATAGCATACCATGATTGTGGATTGTCCAAAACAACAGGAACAGTTCTTGATATGAGGTCTATGTCATACAAAGATTCCATCGCACATGAACTTGTTTCCCACCTGCCACTGCCAAAACATTGAGTTGGTGAGTTTCAATTCTAGCACGATTTCAGGAAAACAGAATGATACAGGAAGATATATAATCACATAGAAGTAGGTGGTTAACAAGAAGCCAAACCTTTTATTGGAAGTCGCATCGCTTTGATTAATAATCCCCCTTGTATTGTGCACTGAATTAAGGCACAACCTTGAAGGCATCACAAATATTCTGCCACAACAACAAAAACTAATTCATACATATCCACATTATTATATCACATCATCCCACATTACATTCTTTGGCTCTTTGCAACAATTTCCATCCTCCTAAGTGGGAATATTACGGATTAACAGCCCAGACAGATCAATGCAGGTACGAATCAAAATCTATACACGTGCCAAACCATGGTTACCTGTCAAGAAACAGGGCCTCCTCGAGGGCGCAGCGGAGGCTGGACTCCTGGTGGCCGAGGCCGGCGCAGGAGGCGCAGTGCTTGCCGGGGCAGTCGATGGCGGCGCCCCAGTAGAGGTAGCTGCGGCTGCTCTCCCTCTTGTCGACGCCCCTGACCTGGAACCCGAGGTAGGACAGCGAGTCGGTGAAGGACAGCACGCACAGGATGGACAGCACCGACGCCGTCGTCACGGCGGCCAGCAGGGCGCccttcggcggcagcggcagcgccatccgctgcctgccgccgccgccgccggcggtgatcCGGTAGGGGATCGccatgggagaggaggaggcgaaggTGGTGGGGGAAATGTTTATTCTGGTTTTTCTTGAGATTAGAGGAGAAGGTTAAGTAAGGGATCTGATTATATGGGCCTTATTGGGCTGTTAATTGTTTGCGAGGCCTTGTTTTGTTGGGCCTCCATTGAGTGAAATCCAGACTATGGATAGGCTGGATTTCGGCCCATGCGAGTGAGTTGGGCCCAATAGGACTGTAATCTCGCTCTTTTACTGGCTAACGGGCCTTAAATTTTGCTTGGCGTAGGCTGAGTTTGGAAGAGCATTTGGGCTTAGCAACTTAGCGGCATGTAAAACGAGATAAACCATTAGCACATGGTAatttgagtattaattattttaaacttaataataaattaatatttttttaagaaacttctatataaaatttttttatacgaaatataccgtttaacagttttgAAAGCGTGAACATGGTAAATTAAAGAAACTTTCAGCCCAAATGCTCCTTCAAACTCAGCCTAAGGCCACATTAAGATATGCAGatctttttattactattatttgGCGAAGCAGGAGCTTCATCCCATCAAGGAGGAACGGAGGATTAGTCTTGAACTAGATAATCACACGGGAAAATTAGGTGTCTACTGTCTGTGTTACCGGTAGAACTGAACCTGACATCAAGGAGGATTTCCCAAGTTGAATGATTTCTAAAGAAATTTCTGCTCGAATAAGACCCGCAATATACGCTAAGGGTGTCAAATTCATATGAAACGATGCCATTTCATGTTTTAACTGATAAGTAAAATATATGATAGAAAAATGTCAAATTGGGGATGTAGCTCAGATGGTAGAGCGCTCGCTTAGCATGCGAGAGGTACGGGGATCGATACCCCGCATCTCCACATTAATTGTAAATTTTTAGTGAGTATCCatgttaaaatattttattcctAGTAGTAGTTTTTACAGTAACGAATGTTGCTTTTTTTCTCTAATCTATTGTGTTTAACATTCAACGATTCAGACATTATTATTATGTCCGGCATGTTTGGTTTGAATGGACTTCGATTTGAACTTCCAATGAAcgtaatttatttttctttctgaagTAGACTGAACAATGTATGCATGCCATCATGCAGCTTTTGAGTCCACTCACAAAAATCATGCATCTTTTGAGGTGTTAATAACATATCTGATCTTGCTTCGAAACTCTAACTGTTGTCTGTCTTTTATGACCCTCCAGTGTTCGAATTTTAACATTAAACATCACAAAAGATTTCTTCAGACTTTAAACAAAGCTCACATCATTTGCCATGATTCGAGCTTTTGGTGCAACTCTCAAGTCTTTTAAGAAACTTTCAGTGTTATACTTAACTGCATACAAAGTGCAGGagacttcagagttcagaagcTTGAGCCATTTCTTCTGCTTCTTTGCGACCTTTGAGAAGAGgcctcctttttctttcccatttttttaataaccttCTTTGTTCATATCACAGCAGAAGCAAGTACAATAAGTAGTAAATTTTTACCATTACTTTACTGTGTGTTGCTCGAGGAACCTTGTGACAGTAAAAACAAGCACATAAAGTCACTCTACTAAACTGAACCTGTGCTCATGGTTTTACACTATCCATCCAAATGCAGCCAAACAGGTCCAAACCGAGGACCATACAGCCTGAAAAACCTGAACTTTGGCATGTCACGTGGCACACCATGCCAAAAATCTTCACACATTTTGCATTCCTTTCACGATCATCAAACATCTTTCGACATATAAAATTGCTCACAAATATATTATCCATCTAAGAACATGCAATACCATAATATCATAATAtgattactccctctatccctaaATAATTGTCACCGGATATTGTTCGTATCCAAAATTTTACCTCTTACATGTTATGAAAGTGCATTGCATGTTAAATATGAGCACGCAGTTTTTATTCGTTTAAAcactataatttaaaatttatcggTGGTCAAATTTAGAACTTCAATAGCATTTCAATTATTTCAACCATGTTGGGTCCCTTCCTGACTGTCAGTGGGTCCCATCTTGCCGGACTCCTTCATCAGAATTTGACCGGATTTGCTTTGCCGTACGGGCACCCCAGATCCAGTGCTTTTGCATTCTTGCACAGACAGCGACAACGCGGCATTAACAGCATTGCATTGCACACACCAATATCAGCAATGTCACTGTGTGATGCCTTTTCTTTTGCTATGAACACTTGAACAGACAGTGATACTACTGATTGCTGAACAAGGGGTGAGACCCTGAAAAAAGGAAGTGGTTGTCTTGATCCTGAATAGCCCTCTTCCAGGGCATCTTATTACATTTGGAGAGATCACTTCTTCAGAATTCTGGTGATACTCTGAATTTTAGAGAATGGAAATGGTTTAGATCCCCGGCTTCTGCGGATCGGCCAAGGTCATTGGTGATATATGCATATCGCCATGAATATATGCATATGCTTGGGTAGATGCAGCCTTGCAGTAAAAATGCAGATTCTCCCATCATCAATGGACAGTGAGGAGCAGAGATTGTTGCATTGGTACCAGAAGGCTGCAGTAGAAGCAATTGCAACAACAAGTACAGAGAAATGAACAGCACACAGTTGAATCTGTAACCTCAGGGCTGTCGCATACTGGCATAATAACACAATGAGAGACCAAGGGGTGAGACGTTAAATGTCTTATTTGAGACAAAAGATGCACTACTACAATGCAAGACTTTGACAAACACCAGTCTCAAATCTTTTCAACCCTTCCATATTCTTTTTCCTATCCTCATCATCTGTACATCGTCTACACAGCTTCAGTACAACATCAATCCGACGTGGCGAAGGGGAGGGGTAGAAGTAGTAGCAGCAAGAACATTTTCACCTCTTACACAAACTgtcactttcttttttttgtctgaTTTTCAAGACATCCTCTCCAACCACCTCAAACCGCGCAACACAACGAACACCATCCAGAGAATTTGGCTTAGCCATCAATTTGACCTCATTGGTTGATGCAAGAATGATTTTATCTTAGGCTTTCGGGATCGATCGCGAAGAAACTCCGTGCAAAAGTTTAATGAATCCAAGGAAACTAAGCTTCCCATCGGCGTGTCTGATCCAATCTTGGAGTACAACATGAAGAGGGACTGATGGACCAAGTCCAAGTTCCTAAGAGATGAAAAATATAACAGTTAGAAATGTTTAATAATCATGCGAAAAAGTTACTTCAGCTCAAATCATACCGATGCAAGCTCCTCAATTACAATAGGTCGGTTGCCCTCCTTATCGAATAGCTCGTATGCACGCCGTGCGTGCTGCTCCCATGTTTCCAAAGCTTCCATCTGATAAACGCTGACGGCAGAAGCAGCGaactcttcaaaatccaattttCTGTACTGAAGAGTGCACACCTAGTACCATGGCTTGAGCAGGTCAGTGTTTATCTCAGTCCGATATACTAACACAAGAGAATGTTCTATGAAAGAGTCTTACCGTGTTAACAAAGTCAATAACCCTAGAATCCTTCATTGCATCTGTAGAATTCTTTACCAAGGCCTGTAGGAACATTTACTTATTCAGCAATTGCATGCTATAAATTAGATCAAGTAACAAAGGTGAGAATACCTACCGTTTTCAAATTTTGCAAGGAGATATAACCATTCTTGTTTGGACCCAACAATTCAAATTGCTCTCTTAGATAGAACAGTTGATTTGCCGTCAATGTCTTAGCTAGGGCCTGCAAAATGTATGGACATTGCTTAAAATGGCTAGTTGGTGATGTCATCAGAGTCAAGACATATCGGTATAAGCCTACTTAAACTGCACAACCAAAAGCAATATATTGCTCGTACATGGATAACTTGACACatgtaaaaaatgaaaaaaaatataagcagCAAGAATAGTCATTTACAGACCAGATAAGAACAACACAAAGGTTTATGCATACCCTCAAAGCGGACTTCCGCAAGGAAGACGAACTGATATAAGCTCGCATAAGCTTGTAGATTATCATATCTAAAGGTATTTTCACTTGTTGAGAATTTCGGATCCACGGATGACCTGCAGATATCATGATGCAAGTGAGCAATTAACCATCATTCGATAAAAAGCGAGTGCCACAATATTACACTGACAAACAAATCTGATGCTTACTGAGAGCTTGTGCAGCAGTCATCCTCTTGCGGTAATCCTTATTAAGCAGTCGTTTTACAAAGTCTTTTGCTTCGGCAGTGAGAGTAGGCCATGGAGCCTCATCAAAACTTGGTTCTGCCTTCAGCACAGCTCGAAATATTCCTGATTCGGTGCGTGCCCAGAAAGGACGGCTCCCACAAAGCAAAATGTAGGCAATCACTCCAATGCTCCACATATCTGCCTCAGTGCCATAAGATCGATGAAGCACCTCAGGAGCAACATAATATGCACTTCCGACAATGTCATTAAGTCTTTCATCTGCAGAATatagcaatgatatgatatcTCAACACATTTAAATTTGGTTTGGCAAGGATAAATACTAAAGAAGAATCAAAACTGGACTCTGTAAATCTAACCTGGCTTCACAAAGTCAGACAAGCCAAAGTCTATGACCTTCAAGGCAGAGTTTTCATCCTTTGAGGTGAAAAGAAAATTCTGGAAAGGGGAACAACAAATATGGTTATTTACAAAATAATGCATTTGGTCTGCTGACTGCTAGACTCAATAGTAGACTTTgggtaaaaaaaattcagaaaattTACAGAAATAACAATAGAAGAGAAAATGTCTTATGTCAGTTAGAGCCCATATTCAACATTAACAATTTTTAGGTTGTAACATGAACTTCTTAACATTGGCTATTAATTGTTTGGCAGCAAGCCTACCTCTGGTTTCAGATCACGATGGACAACACCTTGGAGATGGCAAAATGACACAACACTCAAAATTTGCACCATAACAACCTTTGCATCTTCCTCAGAGTATTTTCCACCTCTGTGAAGAAAGAAAGTAAGTTATAACTCAAATCTAGCAGAATTAGTTACAAGCATTGTTTACAAAATAAATATCATGACTCTACCTTGCCAAAATCCTATCCAGTAGTTCACCTCCTTTACATAGCCTGAAACAGAAAAGGCAATCACATTAAGTTAAATGTAATCAAGTGATGCAAGTTGCAGGAAAGCACCATTTTTTATGAGTATCTTGGATTTTTAATTTGACTGGGATATGTTATCTTGAATTATAAACAACTGATCATAGAGGAGCTCTGATCAACATCATGCAcgaaattttatattttttatagtaaCAACGGCATGATGGGAATATGTTATTGAGATTGAAAGTACAAATCCTTGCTGACAGAAAATGATCTATTTATATATCAATGCTTGGATTCTCATGTATCAGGGTAGTTTCACAAACATTAATGACAGGAACAAAGCCAAACATTCCACCAAGATgaaataacatttttttttcatctctgaACCTTCTAATGTATACAAGACAAGAATCGCATGCATGACAGCAACAAATGAAGACAGAAGTTAAAGGAGACGACCCGGCAAAAAAAGAAGTTAAAGGAGAGCACTGTATGGAATAAGTGCACACTTACTCCATAACTATATACACATTATCTTCATCCTCGAAAGCATCATAGAACTGCACTAGGTTACTGTGTCCTGTCAGCGAACTCAATATTCTGACTTCTCTTCTGACATCTTCAATGGCAATAGCAGTCGTCATCTGCCCAGAGACTTAATTTGGTAAGAGTAGAAAGCAGCATGAACTGGCATTGCAGTAAACAGCTACCAAGTGTAAAAGAGTAATGAAATTTGCAAATGAGTAAACAACCCACAAGCAAAATATGATAATTCTTTTACATAATGAACTATATCTATAAGATCAATCAATTATATTACTTACTAGTAAGTAAATAAAAGCATGCAACTACAACAATGCCAGCTCAACTTCCATTTATCATGGTAATGGGCAACATATGTAGATCTCGAAGCGCGAATTATGACACCTATGCGAGCAAGCCAACAACCAACTACTGTTCGGTTCAATGTTGTACAACAGTGCACTAGACAGACAATAAGTGATCAATTATGGGTGAAAAGAAATGAAATGCCTATTGCTGGAATTAATGCCCTCAGGACACGAATAACACTAGAAGATTCAACCAAAGCTACACCACCATTCTATAATGAAATGAACATATACTCCAGTATCAAAGTGACAAGTGGAGTGCTCCATTAGAAATCCAACAAGAACAACACTCTTGCAACTGTCTTTGAGCTCAATCTTATTTTTCTGGAAAGAATAAAACCAAGAAACGCAGCATTGCTGACATTCTAACAATTGACTGCAATTGACCGAGGAAGAACACGAGCACATGGAATGTGAGAAGCCAAGAGGAGGGTGGGGGCATTACCCCCTTGCATTGGCAACAGAAGGATTGCCAGCTTTGCTCATAAAAGCACTGGACTGGCCGCATCTACAGGGCCTTAAATTGAATGACCCTTTCATACAATTGCAGAGGAGGCGCATTATGAGCAAACTCTTTCCACAGAATTGAAGCATCAAGCTGTGCAGCTTCAGCAGCAAACTCTGCTCCCCTTTTTGACCTGCAGATCTATCCAAAGAGGGTCATCTGCTCCATTTACCCTCCCCGACCCCGATGATGGAAGCGTGAGGACAAAAGATGGTGGTGGCACCAAGAACTCGACAAGCGTTGAAACCATGAGCATGGCATGAAGCCAATCAATGCTGCAGGAGGCAGTCCACGTCCAGATGGATGGACATGGCATTGGCAATGACATATCTTGGCACGAATGGTCTCAAAGCGGCGAGGTTACCTCCCAACAATAATCACGAGCACCCCGGGAGCTAAAACGAAAACGAAGTGCCGGCTAAAGGTGGCTCCTTTTTTCCAATATCCTCGTGCTTGAATCAACCAACGTTCTACCAAATACTACCAAATGGAGCTAAGATGCAAAATCAGAGTTGCATCAAAGTGAACTTGATTAAAAGAACcccgcaacaaaaaaaaaaagaaaactcgattaaaaagaaaataa
The window above is part of the Oryza sativa Japonica Group chromosome 7, ASM3414082v1 genome. Proteins encoded here:
- the LOC4344064 gene encoding uncharacterized protein isoform X1, which encodes MAIPYRITAGGGGGRQRMALPLPPKGALLAAVTTASVLSILCVLSFTDSLSYLGFQVRGVDKRESSRSYLYWGAAIDCPGKHCASCAGLGHQESSLRCALEEALFLDRIFVMPSRLCLNSVHNTRGIINQSDATSNKSGRWETSSCAMESLYDIDLISRTVPVVLDNPQSWYAIVSRSTKLGEEGDVAHAQGVSRQELKENTLYSKAFLINRTASPLAWFMECKDRTKRSSVMLPYNFLPSMPARKLRDAANKIKVILGDYDAIHVRRGDLLKNRKDRFGVERSLHPHLDRDTHPENIKRRIAKWIPRGRTLFIASNERTPGFFSPLSDRYKLAYSSNFSSILEPVIDNNYQLFMVERLIMQGARKFVKTMKEFDNDLSLCDDPKKNTKVWEEAVYTDG
- the LOC4344064 gene encoding uncharacterized protein isoform X2 translates to MECKDRTKRSSVMLPYNFLPSMPARKLRDAANKIKVILGDYDAIHVRRGDLLKNRKDRFGVERSLHPHLDRDTHPENIKRRIAKWIPRGRTLFIASNERTPGFFSPLSDRYKLAYSSNFSSILEPVIDNNYQLFMVERLIMQGARKFVKTMKEFDNDLSLCDDPKKNTKVWEEAVYTDG
- the LOC4344066 gene encoding calcium/calmodulin-dependent serine/threonine-protein kinase 1-like isoform X1, with product MGLCHGKPSQIPEPEAEEAAAAAGVAVAGAASPGPAAAAAAAAAAKPGTPKQPKFPFYLPSPLPASSYKSSPANSSVASTPARGGLKRPFPPPSPAKHIRALLARRHGSVKPNEAPIPEGGETEVGLDKGFGFSKHFFAKYELGDEVGRGHFGYTCSAKAKKGDHKGHDVAVKVIPKAKMTTAIAIEDVRREVRILSSLTGHSNLVQFYDAFEDEDNVYIVMELCKGGELLDRILARGGKYSEEDAKVVMVQILSVVSFCHLQGVVHRDLKPENFLFTSKDENSALKVIDFGLSDFVKPDERLNDIVGSAYYVAPEVLHRSYGTEADMWSIGVIAYILLCGSRPFWARTESGIFRAVLKAEPSFDEAPWPTLTAEAKDFVKRLLNKDYRKRMTAAQALSHPWIRNSQQVKIPLDMIIYKLMRAYISSSSLRKSALRALAKTLTANQLFYLREQFELLGPNKNGYISLQNLKTALVKNSTDAMKDSRVIDFVNTVCTLQYRKLDFEEFAASAVSVYQMEALETWEQHARRAYELFDKEGNRPIVIEELASELGLGPSVPLHVVLQDWIRHADGKLSFLGFIKLLHGVSSRSIPKA
- the LOC4344066 gene encoding calcium/calmodulin-dependent serine/threonine-protein kinase 1-like isoform X2, translated to MRPVQCFYEQSWQSFCCQCKGMTTAIAIEDVRREVRILSSLTGHSNLVQFYDAFEDEDNVYIVMELCKGGELLDRILARGGKYSEEDAKVVMVQILSVVSFCHLQGVVHRDLKPENFLFTSKDENSALKVIDFGLSDFVKPDERLNDIVGSAYYVAPEVLHRSYGTEADMWSIGVIAYILLCGSRPFWARTESGIFRAVLKAEPSFDEAPWPTLTAEAKDFVKRLLNKDYRKRMTAAQALSHPWIRNSQQVKIPLDMIIYKLMRAYISSSSLRKSALRALAKTLTANQLFYLREQFELLGPNKNGYISLQNLKTALVKNSTDAMKDSRVIDFVNTVCTLQYRKLDFEEFAASAVSVYQMEALETWEQHARRAYELFDKEGNRPIVIEELASELGLGPSVPLHVVLQDWIRHADGKLSFLGFIKLLHGVSSRSIPKA